A genomic stretch from Hemicordylus capensis ecotype Gifberg chromosome 5, rHemCap1.1.pri, whole genome shotgun sequence includes:
- the LOC128326346 gene encoding C-X-C motif chemokine 10-like produces MSRTFAVFLCLAILLGTGIQGVVISGKGRCKCLSQGSSFVPINLLKKVEMHPVTSSCDHVEIIATLKPSGEEQCLNPGSKMVRQILKMIQTKGSKRS; encoded by the exons ATGAGCAGAACCTTTGCTGTTTTCCTTTGCTTGGCCATCTTGCTTGGAACAGGGATTCAAG GAGTCGTGATCTCTGGGAAGGGACGCTGCAAATGCCTGTCTCAAGGCTCCAGTTTTGTTCCAATCAATCTATTAAAAAAAGTTGAAATGCACCCTGTAACCTCTTCCTGTGACCATGTTGAGATTAT CGCAACACTGAAGCCCTCTGGAGAGGAGCAGTGCCTGAACCCAGGATCTAAAATGGTGCGGCAGATCTTGAAAATGATCCAGACAAAAGG ATCAAAACGGTCATAA
- the SDAD1 gene encoding protein SDA1 homolog, protein MAGRNNNKLPSNLPQLQNLIKRDPPAYTEEFLQQYRHYQSNVEIFKLQPNKPSKKLAELVMFLAQVGHCYPKRLADFPQQLKELLSYNHTILDPDLRMTFCKALILLRNKNLINPTSLLELFFELLRCHDKFLRKTLYTHIVTDIKNVNAKHKNNKMNTTLQSFMYTMLRDSNPTAAKLSLDVMIELYGRNIWNDAKTVNVITTACFSKVTKIQVAGLKFFLGKDEDEKKDSDSESEDDGPTARDLVVRYSTGRKTTKNKKKLEKAMRVLKKHKKKKKPEVFNFSAIHLIHDPQDFAEKLLKQLETSKERFEVKMMHMDLISRLVGIHELFLFNFYPFVQRFLQPHQREVTKILLFAAQASHQLVPPEIIQSVLMTIANNFVTDKNSGEVMTVGINAIKEISARCPLAMTEDLLQDLAQYRSHKNKNVMMSAKTLIQLFRSLNPQMLQKKFRGKPTEATSETKVHEYGELDAKDYIPGAEVLEIESKEEDGKLEEDGWETASSSDEEDEEDGDWIDVHHSSDEEQQELAEKVQSMPVEERKAKAAAVSTSRLLTQEDFQKIRLAQLSKELKSAPGKSAKRKNVEIESDEEQRGELLSLRDIEHLHKKPKSDKETRLATAMAGKTDRKEFVKKKSKLNPFASSTNKEKKKQKNFMMMRYSQNVRTKNKRSFREKQLALRDALLKKRKRLLK, encoded by the exons ATGGCCGGTCGGAATAACAACAAGTTGCCCAGCAATCTGCCGCAGCTGCAGAATTTGATTAAGCGGGACCCGCCTGCATACACCGAGGAG TTTCTTCAGCAGTATCGCCATTATCAGTCTAATGTGGAGATATTCAAACTGCAGCCAAATAAGCCCAGCAAAAAATTGGCTGAACTGGTGATGTTCTTGGCACAG GTTGGCCATTGCTACCCTAAACGTCTTGCAGACTTTCCACAGCAACTGAAGGAACTGCTCTCATACAATCACACGATCTTAGATCCAGATCTTCGGATG ACCTTCTGCAAAGCACTGATCCTGTTGCGAAACAAGAACCTAATTAATCCCACCAGCTTGCTGGAACTCTTCTTTGAACTTCTCCGCTGCCATGACAAATTTTTACGAAAA ACCTTGTACACCCACATTGTGACtgatataaaaaatgtaaatgcaAAACACAAGAACAACAAAATGAACACG ACACTCCAGAGCTTTATGTACACGATGCTACGAGACAGCAACCCTACTGCAGCCAAACTATCGCTGGATGTGATGATAGAGCTCTACGGAAGGAATATCTG GAATGATGCCAAAACAGTGAATGTCATCACCACAGCCTGCTTTTCGAAAGTCACAAAG ATACAAGTTGCTGGCTTGAAGTTTTTTCTCGGGAAAGATGAAGATGAAAAAAAAGATAGCGATTCAGAATCGGAG GATGATGGCCCCACAGCAAGAGACCTGGTGGTGCGGTACTCCACAGGaagaaaaaccacaaaaaacaagAAGAAGCTGGAGAAAGCCATGCGGGTCTTAAAG AagcacaagaagaagaaaaagccagAGGTGTTCAACTTTTCAGCTATACATTTAATCCATGACCCCCAAG ACTTTGCAGAGAAGCTGCTAAAGCAATTGGAAACTTCAAAGGAAAGGTTTGAAGTGAAGATGATGCACATGGACTTGATTTCCAGGCTTGTTGGAATTCACGAG cttTTCCTCTTCAACTTCTACCCTTTTGTGCAACGGTTCCTGCAACCACATCAGAGAG aagttACCAAGATTCTCCTCTTTGCTGCACAGGCTTCTCATCAGCTTGTTCCACCAGAG ATTATCCAGTCAGTGTTGATGACCATAGCCAACAACTTTGTCACAGACAAAAACTCTGGAGAAGTGATGACTGTCGG GATTAATGCTATTAAAGAGATATCAGCTCGATGCCCTCTGGCCATGACAGAAGACTTGCTTCAAGACCTAGCACAGTACAGATctcataaaaataaaa ATGTAATGATGTCAGCAAAAACGTTGATACAGTTGTTCCGGTCGCTGAATCCGCAGATGTTGCAGAAAAAATTCCGG GGTAAACCTACGGAAGCCACTTCAGAAACCAAAGTTCATGAATATGGGGAATTAGATGCTAAGGACTATATTCCAGGAGCAGAAGTCTTGGAAATTGAGAGTAAGGAAGAAGATGGGAAACTTGAGGAAG ATGGCTGGGAGACGGCCAGTTCTAGCGACGAGGAAGACGAAGAAGATGGAGACTGGATTGATGTGCATCATTCCTCTGATGAGGAGCAACAAGAGCTA GCAGAAAAAGTCCAGAGCATGCCAGTGGAAGAACGGAAGGCCAAAGCAGCGGCCGTCAGCACCAGCAGGCTTCTCACCCAGGAAGACTTCCAGAAAATACGCCTTGCCCAGCTAAGCAAGGAGCTCAAGTCGGCGCCTGGCAAGTCTGCAAAGAGGAAAAATGTGGAAATTGAGAGTGATGAAGAACAGAG GGGGGAGCTGCTATCACTCAGGGACATCGAGCATCTTCATAAGAAGCCCAAGTCAGACAAAGAGACAAGACTAGCCACAGCAATG GCTGGCAAGACAGACAGAAAAGAATTTGTGAAAAAGAAATCGAAACTGAATCCTTTTGCAAGCTCCACTAacaaagagaagaagaagcaaaAGAACTTCATGATGATGCGATACAGTCAGAACGTTCGGACAAAAAACAAGCGTTCCTTCCGGGAGAAACAG